A region of Carassius auratus strain Wakin chromosome 23, ASM336829v1, whole genome shotgun sequence DNA encodes the following proteins:
- the LOC113041381 gene encoding high mobility group protein B2-like: MVKGDVNKPKGKTSAYAYFVQTSRNEHKRKTPDVPVNFSEFSKKCSERWKALSASEKGKFEDMAKVDKVRYDKEMKTYVPPKGVGKASRKKKDPNAPKRPPSAFFVFCSEYRSTVRSENPSLSIGETAKKLGEMWSKQSISDRGPFEQKAVKLREKYEKDVAAYRAGGEASKKGPGRPMGATKKVLAADDDDDDDDEEEDEEDDDEEDDDDDE, from the exons ATGGTGAAAGGAGACGTAAATAAACCCAAGGGAAAGACGTCTGCGTACGCCTACTTCGTGCAGACGAGTCGCAATGAGCACAAACGCAAGACTCCCGACGTTCCCGTCAACTTCTCAGAGTTCTCCAAGAAGTGCTCCGAGCGATGGAAG GCCCTGAGCGCTTCAGAGAAGGGCAAGTTTGAAGACATGGCCAAAGTGGATAAAGTTCGCTACGACAAGGAGATGAAGACTTACGTGCCGCCCAAAGGAGTCGGGAAGGCCAGCCGGAAGAAGAAAGACCCGAACGCCCCGAAACGCCCGCC ATCTGCGTTCTTCGTCTTCTGCTCGGAGTACCGGTCAACGGTGAGGAGCGAGAACCCGAGTCTGTCCATCGGTGAGACCGCCAAGAAGCTGGGCGAGATGTGGTCGAAGCAGAGCATCTCCGACCGCGGGCCATTCGAGCAGAAAGCCGTCAAACTGCGCGAGAAATACGAGAAG GACGTGGCGGCGTACCGTGCAGGGGGCGAGGCCTCTAAGAAGGGTCCGGGTCGGCCGATGGGTGCAACTAAAAAGGTCCtggctgctgatgatgatgacgacgacgatgatgaagaggaggatgaggaagacgatgatgaggaggatgatgatgatgatgagtag